One region of Brachybacterium saurashtrense genomic DNA includes:
- a CDS encoding glycosyltransferase family 2 protein: MTAPTADPALSVVIPAFNAAGTIGRQLRSLAAQQDPPRFEVIVADNRSVDGTAEAAHAAGTGLDLRVVPARRAQGANCARNEGIRAARAALILCLDADDEVDPGALRAVVDAFAADPGLGLAAGVPMDADPATFELPVAQDFLPYGISAFLALRREVFDAVDGFDEDFVGGQEEVDFCWRAQLAGHRLGVVPAARFHYVPRADARSAFRQFRRYGATYIQLYVKHRRQGIRGSSLRRERHDLRRVAGTVVRLVRGDGDRVASARGLGWIVGRWQGNLRHRVWGPR; this comes from the coding sequence ATGACAGCTCCCACCGCAGACCCTGCGCTGAGCGTGGTGATCCCGGCCTTCAACGCGGCCGGCACCATCGGCCGCCAGCTGCGCTCCCTCGCCGCGCAGCAGGATCCGCCGCGGTTCGAAGTGATCGTGGCCGACAACCGGTCCGTCGACGGCACTGCGGAGGCGGCCCACGCCGCGGGGACCGGGCTGGACCTGCGAGTGGTTCCGGCCCGGCGCGCGCAGGGCGCGAACTGTGCCCGCAACGAGGGCATCCGGGCCGCACGCGCCGCGCTGATCCTGTGCCTCGACGCCGACGACGAGGTGGATCCCGGGGCGCTGCGCGCCGTGGTCGACGCCTTCGCCGCGGACCCGGGGCTGGGCCTGGCCGCCGGGGTGCCGATGGACGCGGACCCGGCCACCTTCGAGCTGCCCGTCGCCCAGGACTTCCTGCCCTACGGGATCTCCGCCTTCCTCGCGCTGCGACGGGAGGTGTTCGACGCCGTGGACGGCTTCGACGAGGACTTCGTGGGTGGCCAGGAGGAGGTGGACTTCTGCTGGCGCGCACAGCTGGCCGGGCACCGGCTCGGGGTGGTGCCCGCCGCGCGCTTCCACTACGTGCCGCGGGCGGACGCCCGCTCCGCCTTCCGCCAGTTCCGACGCTACGGCGCCACCTACATCCAGCTGTATGTCAAACATCGAAGGCAGGGGATCCGCGGTTCCTCCCTCCGGAGGGAGCGGCATGACCTGCGCCGCGTCGCCGGGACGGTGGTGCGCCTGGTGCGTGGCGACGGCGACCGGGTGGCGTCGGCTCGTGGGCTGGGATGGATCGTGGGGCGGTGGCAGGGGAACCTGCGCCACCGGGTCTGGGGGCCGCGGTGA
- a CDS encoding glycosyltransferase has protein sequence MVLSGAGAVRTALWVVPVAELGGVARHVLDTVHAGVPGWRLVVLCPEGPLAERLRALGAAVLTGPVSPAAGTLRAVRTLRRALRTLRPALLHTHLAFADLAGVTAATGIRTADGRRLPVVSTEHGIAGVPGLYRPGAAQAHLRQAAHRARLHRTDRVIAVSDSTAAQIAAQWGRARQVTVIRNGVDLPSPPTAPRPGLRVLSLSRLAPEKRIDRLLDAFAVVAASHPEARLTIAGDGPEAGALQARARQLQISERVRFPGHVEADAALREHDVVVQLSAWENLSYTLLDAVAHGLGVVATDVGGNREIVPSRCLTDAADPQAVAAAIVEQGMERERRPEAHRPGGSVAAMCARIAFVYEELS, from the coding sequence ATGGTTCTGAGCGGTGCCGGGGCGGTGCGGACCGCCCTGTGGGTGGTGCCCGTCGCCGAGCTCGGCGGCGTGGCCCGGCACGTGCTGGACACGGTGCACGCCGGCGTGCCCGGCTGGCGGCTGGTGGTGCTGTGCCCCGAGGGGCCGCTCGCCGAGCGGCTGCGCGCGCTGGGGGCCGCGGTGCTCACCGGCCCGGTCTCCCCGGCCGCCGGGACCCTGCGTGCGGTGCGCACGCTCCGACGGGCTCTGCGCACCCTGCGACCGGCCCTGCTGCACACCCACCTCGCCTTCGCGGACCTCGCCGGCGTCACCGCGGCCACCGGGATACGCACCGCCGACGGACGACGACTCCCGGTGGTCTCCACCGAACACGGCATCGCCGGTGTGCCAGGGCTGTACCGGCCCGGCGCCGCGCAGGCCCACCTGCGCCAGGCCGCCCACCGGGCACGGCTGCACCGCACCGATCGGGTGATCGCCGTCAGCGATTCCACCGCGGCGCAGATCGCGGCGCAATGGGGCCGGGCCCGGCAGGTCACCGTGATCCGCAACGGGGTGGACCTGCCCTCCCCGCCCACCGCCCCTCGGCCCGGCCTGCGCGTGCTCTCCCTGTCCCGCCTCGCGCCGGAGAAGCGGATCGACCGCCTGCTCGACGCCTTCGCCGTGGTCGCCGCCTCGCACCCGGAGGCACGCCTCACGATCGCGGGGGACGGCCCCGAGGCAGGAGCGCTGCAGGCGCGCGCCCGGCAGCTGCAGATCAGCGAGAGGGTGCGCTTCCCCGGCCATGTCGAGGCGGACGCCGCGCTGCGCGAGCACGACGTGGTGGTGCAGCTCTCCGCCTGGGAGAACCTCTCCTACACCCTCCTGGACGCCGTCGCCCACGGCCTCGGCGTGGTCGCCACCGATGTGGGCGGGAACCGCGAGATCGTGCCCTCCCGCTGCCTGACGGACGCCGCGGACCCGCAGGCCGTCGCCGCGGCGATCGTCGAGCAGGGGATGGAACGGGAGCGGCGGCCGGAGGCGCACCGCCCCGGGGGATCGGTCGCGGCGATGTGCGCGCGGATCGCCTTCGTGTACGAGGAGCTGTCATGA
- a CDS encoding N-acetylneuraminate synthase family protein → MILDRHTAPYTVDAHATVLQALGRINDNRARMVLVVDEHGTVRGTLSDGDVRRWLVGSTTPDLTQPALDAANTDFVAVTEGTPVAEITVLFGDGIDRIPMVDERGRLLAIATPGTRTLTIGSRTVGAGHPALLIGEIGNNHQGDVELATRLVDECVRAGVDAVKFQLRDMGALYRSGGAGSAGEDLGPQYTMNLLAKYSLSVEDMRRVLDHCAERGVDALCTPWDLPSAEALHRYGLPGYKIASADLTNHDLLAAVAGFGAPMIVSTGMSTEQEITGAVEVLRGRGAPFALLQTQSTYPAPFKDVNLRYMDRLAELGDCPVGYSGHERGWHVPLAAVARGAHIVEKHVTLDRTLEGNDHKVSLLPDELAAMVRQVREVEESLGSDRPRELSTGELMNRVNLAKSLVAARDLRAGDTVTTADVDVKSPGRGLQPDRRDALLGVRLHRDVPAGDFFYPGDLAGRPRARSEYSFRRPWGLPVRFHDFRALLEVSQPDFLEFHQSAQDMDLGIEEFFAPGERLAQFVTVHAPDLYPGDFLIDLASPDQAIWERSIHEVQRVVDLARGLTEHFTCAEDPIVVVTMGGFLPDRHLRPEERYPLYERVQQGLERVDEAGVRLTAQTLPPFPWLMGGQQFHNLFMEPEDTVWFCETYGRRLTLDVSHSKLAATFHHRPFSEYLEQMGPYTEHLHIVDSVGVDGEGVQVGEGEVDFKDLAERMDRLAPDAPFIPEIWMGHVNNGEGFFTALDRLREWF, encoded by the coding sequence GTGATCCTGGACCGACACACCGCCCCGTACACGGTCGACGCGCACGCCACCGTGCTCCAGGCGCTGGGCCGCATCAACGACAACCGGGCCCGGATGGTGCTGGTGGTGGACGAGCACGGCACCGTGCGCGGCACCCTCAGCGACGGCGACGTGCGCCGCTGGCTGGTGGGCTCGACCACCCCGGACCTCACCCAGCCGGCGCTCGACGCCGCGAACACCGACTTCGTCGCCGTCACCGAGGGCACGCCCGTCGCCGAGATCACCGTCCTGTTCGGCGACGGCATCGACCGGATCCCGATGGTGGACGAGCGCGGCCGCCTGCTCGCGATCGCCACGCCCGGCACCCGCACCCTCACCATCGGCTCCCGCACCGTGGGCGCCGGGCATCCCGCCCTGCTGATCGGCGAGATCGGCAACAACCACCAGGGCGACGTGGAGCTCGCGACACGGCTCGTGGACGAGTGCGTGCGCGCCGGGGTGGACGCGGTGAAGTTCCAGCTGCGGGACATGGGCGCGCTGTACCGCTCCGGCGGCGCCGGCAGCGCCGGCGAGGACCTGGGCCCGCAGTACACGATGAACCTGCTGGCCAAGTACTCGCTGTCCGTGGAGGACATGAGGCGGGTGCTCGACCACTGCGCCGAGCGCGGCGTGGACGCGCTGTGCACGCCCTGGGACCTGCCCTCCGCCGAGGCGCTGCACCGCTACGGCCTGCCCGGGTACAAGATCGCCTCCGCCGATCTCACGAACCACGACCTGCTCGCCGCGGTGGCCGGCTTCGGCGCGCCGATGATCGTCTCCACCGGCATGAGCACCGAGCAGGAGATCACCGGGGCGGTGGAGGTGCTGCGCGGCCGCGGCGCCCCCTTCGCGCTGTTGCAGACGCAGTCCACGTATCCCGCGCCGTTCAAGGACGTGAACCTGCGGTACATGGACCGCCTCGCCGAGCTGGGCGACTGCCCGGTGGGGTACTCCGGCCACGAGCGCGGCTGGCACGTGCCGCTGGCCGCCGTGGCGCGCGGCGCGCACATCGTCGAGAAGCATGTGACGCTGGACCGCACCCTCGAGGGCAACGACCACAAGGTGTCCCTGCTGCCGGACGAGCTCGCCGCGATGGTGCGCCAGGTGCGGGAGGTGGAGGAGTCCCTGGGCAGCGATCGACCGCGCGAGCTCTCCACCGGCGAGCTGATGAACCGCGTGAACCTCGCGAAGTCGCTGGTGGCCGCGCGCGACCTGCGCGCCGGGGACACCGTCACCACGGCGGACGTGGACGTGAAGAGCCCCGGGCGCGGCCTGCAGCCGGACCGCCGGGACGCCCTGCTGGGGGTGCGGCTGCACCGCGACGTGCCCGCCGGGGACTTCTTCTACCCCGGCGATCTGGCCGGCCGGCCCCGCGCCCGCTCCGAGTACTCCTTCCGCCGCCCGTGGGGCCTGCCGGTGCGGTTCCACGACTTCCGCGCCCTGCTGGAGGTGTCCCAGCCGGACTTCCTCGAGTTCCACCAGAGCGCGCAGGACATGGACCTGGGGATCGAGGAGTTCTTCGCCCCGGGGGAGCGGCTCGCGCAGTTCGTCACCGTCCACGCCCCGGATCTCTACCCCGGCGACTTCCTCATCGACCTCGCCTCCCCGGACCAGGCGATCTGGGAGCGCTCGATCCACGAGGTGCAGCGGGTGGTGGACCTCGCCCGCGGCCTCACCGAGCACTTCACCTGCGCCGAGGATCCGATCGTGGTCGTCACCATGGGCGGCTTCCTGCCCGACCGCCACCTGCGCCCCGAGGAGCGCTACCCGCTGTACGAGCGGGTGCAGCAGGGGCTGGAGCGCGTGGACGAGGCCGGGGTGCGGCTCACCGCGCAGACCCTCCCGCCGTTCCCGTGGCTGATGGGCGGCCAGCAGTTCCACAACCTGTTCATGGAGCCGGAGGACACGGTGTGGTTCTGCGAGACCTACGGCCGCCGCCTCACCCTGGACGTGTCCCACTCGAAGCTCGCCGCCACCTTCCACCACCGGCCCTTCAGCGAGTACCTCGAGCAGATGGGCCCGTACACCGAGCACCTGCACATCGTGGACTCGGTGGGCGTGGACGGCGAGGGCGTGCAGGTGGGCGAGGGCGAGGTGGACTTCAAGGACCTCGCCGAGCGCATGGACCGCCTCGCCCCGGACGCCCCGTTCATCCCCGAGATCTGGATGGGCCACGTGAACAACGGCGAGGGCTTCTTCACCGCCCTGGATCGGCTGCGGGAATGGTTCTGA
- a CDS encoding glycosyltransferase family 2 protein — translation MSQEPEAGIVVPSYRGAERLPVLFDALAAQTPSSPAFEAVVVIDGIDDGSVALVEAERRFPVRHVLFPENRGRVAALNAGFAESRAQVLIRCDDDLVPGPDYVRGHVEAHRGAPCGMVGLYLNTSPASRYREVYGRHADESLRAGAYAEPSRAWRYWAGNCSLTRETWERIGPYDPRYRLYGWEDVDYGYRLHRAGIPVRLDPALETEHRVAAVTTAGRAQRAAHAGAARRLFEHLHGTAVLPPAVPPLSPWNALVRGASRVVGRDPRAWGSRVDRLLGRVPRPVATKLVALTVEAAGVAGYRAPDSAREVF, via the coding sequence ATGAGCCAGGAGCCCGAGGCGGGCATCGTGGTGCCCAGCTACCGCGGAGCGGAGCGCCTCCCCGTCCTGTTCGACGCGCTCGCCGCACAGACCCCCTCGAGCCCCGCCTTCGAGGCGGTGGTGGTGATCGACGGCATCGACGACGGCTCGGTCGCGCTGGTCGAGGCGGAGCGGCGCTTCCCGGTGCGGCACGTGCTTTTCCCCGAGAACCGCGGGCGCGTCGCCGCGCTCAACGCCGGGTTCGCGGAGAGCCGCGCCCAGGTGCTGATCCGCTGCGACGACGATCTGGTGCCCGGCCCCGACTACGTGCGCGGGCACGTGGAGGCGCACCGCGGCGCGCCCTGCGGCATGGTGGGGCTCTACCTCAACACCTCGCCCGCCTCCCGGTACCGGGAGGTGTACGGCCGGCACGCCGATGAGTCGTTGCGCGCCGGTGCCTACGCGGAACCGTCCCGCGCCTGGCGGTACTGGGCGGGGAACTGCTCCCTCACCCGGGAGACCTGGGAGCGGATCGGCCCCTACGACCCGCGGTACCGCCTGTACGGCTGGGAGGACGTCGACTACGGGTACCGCCTCCACCGCGCCGGGATCCCCGTGCGGCTGGACCCGGCGCTGGAGACCGAGCACCGCGTCGCCGCGGTCACCACCGCCGGGAGGGCTCAGCGCGCCGCCCATGCGGGTGCCGCCCGCCGCCTCTTCGAGCACCTCCACGGGACGGCCGTGCTGCCGCCCGCGGTGCCACCGCTGTCGCCGTGGAACGCGCTGGTCCGGGGCGCGAGCCGCGTCGTCGGCCGGGACCCGCGCGCCTGGGGCTCCCGGGTGGACCGCCTGCTGGGCCGGGTGCCGCGTCCCGTCGCGACGAAGCTCGTGGCCCTCACGGTCGAGGCAGCCGGCGTGGCCGGCTACCGCGCCCCGGACTCGGCGCGGGAGGTGTTCTGA
- a CDS encoding glycosyltransferase family 4 protein codes for MSAADVRPRFVLAANQGELGGGEVMLLATAQVLQRFGLDVSVIAPARPALVVEAAAARGLPTIPLPGATRRGYLAALARWRLRHPAVPLWCHGLAPALATAGIGPRLVHLHQLPRRWHRRAAALASWRAARVLVPSHHVAARVPGAEVLENWTAEVPFAPSRRAPGTPFTVGFLGRLTRDKGVDVLARAMAHVAAEHEVRLLLAGETRFGRPDEAAALEAALRDVEGITERPGWMARDAFFAAVDLAVFPSSAPESFGLVAAEAMAAGVPFVISDAGALPEVAGPDHPWVARHGEAEDLARVLARALEELRQGDEQRAHRARERWQREYSPQAGEARVARMLSGLAAPAHGERRGDR; via the coding sequence ATGAGCGCCGCCGACGTGCGGCCCCGCTTCGTGCTCGCCGCCAACCAGGGGGAGCTCGGCGGCGGCGAGGTGATGCTGCTGGCCACCGCCCAGGTGCTGCAGCGGTTCGGTCTCGACGTGAGCGTAATCGCCCCTGCCCGGCCCGCCCTCGTGGTCGAGGCGGCCGCAGCTCGCGGCCTCCCTACGATCCCCCTCCCCGGTGCCACACGCCGCGGCTACCTAGCGGCGCTGGCCCGGTGGCGCCTGCGGCATCCCGCGGTGCCGCTGTGGTGCCACGGTCTCGCTCCCGCGCTCGCGACCGCCGGGATCGGGCCGCGGCTCGTGCACCTCCACCAGCTGCCGCGGCGGTGGCACCGCCGCGCGGCGGCGCTCGCGTCCTGGCGGGCGGCGCGGGTGCTGGTCCCCTCCCACCACGTCGCGGCGCGCGTGCCCGGGGCGGAGGTGCTGGAGAACTGGACCGCGGAGGTCCCCTTCGCGCCCTCGCGCCGAGCGCCCGGAACCCCGTTCACCGTGGGATTCCTGGGCCGGCTCACCCGCGACAAGGGCGTGGACGTGCTGGCACGGGCGATGGCGCACGTCGCCGCGGAGCATGAGGTGCGCCTGCTGCTGGCCGGGGAGACCCGGTTCGGCCGCCCCGATGAGGCCGCAGCGTTGGAGGCAGCACTCCGCGACGTCGAGGGGATCACCGAACGACCCGGCTGGATGGCGCGGGACGCGTTCTTCGCCGCCGTGGACCTCGCCGTGTTCCCCTCGAGCGCGCCGGAGTCCTTCGGCCTCGTCGCGGCCGAGGCCATGGCGGCCGGGGTGCCCTTCGTGATCAGCGACGCCGGGGCGCTGCCCGAGGTGGCGGGGCCCGACCACCCCTGGGTGGCGCGCCACGGGGAGGCCGAGGATCTCGCCCGGGTGCTCGCCCGCGCCCTGGAGGAGCTCCGTCAGGGCGACGAGCAGCGGGCCCACCGGGCCCGGGAGCGCTGGCAGCGGGAGTACTCCCCGCAGGCCGGCGAGGCCCGCGTGGCACGGATGCTGAGCGGCCTCGCCGCGCCGGCCCACGGCGAGAGGAGGGGCGACCGATGA
- a CDS encoding glycosyltransferase family 2 protein, whose translation MTELSVILCALDEEERIGRQLRALDAQVGAPPFEVVVVDNGSRDRTVEVVRTWIASPGRVAATALLVDAAATPGIPAARNAGVLAASGEILAFCDADDEVDPGWVAAMSAAVDGDVLVGGRLLVPGPDGAAERDLYGTGPVRTSYLPYVGGANCGMSRALCLAVGGYDESLPRYGFEDVDFSWRVQEAGYPLRFAPGAIVHYTLSDGVTSVRKRFLLGQGRVLMARRFPRYDSTDYTLRRTLVDAVRAFRALAGALLTRRSAARARASVAVAAAGRVVGAVRYRPGSPALRRRLLEERDR comes from the coding sequence ATGACGGAGCTCTCGGTGATCCTCTGCGCGCTCGACGAGGAGGAGCGCATCGGACGGCAGTTGCGCGCGCTCGACGCCCAGGTGGGTGCCCCGCCGTTCGAGGTGGTGGTGGTCGACAACGGCTCCCGGGACCGCACCGTGGAGGTGGTGCGCACCTGGATCGCCTCGCCGGGACGCGTCGCGGCCACGGCCCTGCTGGTGGACGCCGCGGCCACCCCAGGCATCCCCGCGGCCCGCAACGCGGGCGTGCTCGCCGCCTCGGGGGAGATCCTCGCCTTCTGCGATGCGGATGACGAGGTGGACCCAGGATGGGTCGCCGCGATGTCTGCCGCCGTGGACGGCGACGTGCTGGTGGGAGGGCGCCTGCTGGTGCCCGGTCCGGATGGTGCGGCCGAACGAGACCTCTATGGCACCGGTCCCGTCCGCACCTCCTACCTGCCCTATGTGGGCGGCGCGAACTGCGGGATGAGCCGCGCGCTCTGTCTCGCGGTAGGTGGGTACGACGAGTCGCTGCCCCGGTACGGCTTCGAGGACGTGGACTTCTCCTGGCGCGTGCAGGAGGCCGGGTATCCATTGCGGTTCGCTCCCGGGGCGATCGTGCACTACACCCTCAGCGACGGTGTCACCTCGGTCCGCAAGAGGTTCCTGCTGGGCCAGGGCCGGGTGCTGATGGCCCGGCGCTTCCCCCGCTACGACAGCACCGACTACACCCTCCGCCGCACGCTCGTCGACGCCGTCCGGGCATTCCGCGCCCTGGCCGGGGCGCTCCTCACCCGACGCTCCGCGGCCCGTGCCCGCGCTTCCGTGGCGGTCGCCGCCGCCGGACGGGTGGTGGGCGCGGTGCGATACCGCCCTGGCTCCCCGGCGCTGCGACGCCGCCTGCTCGAGGAGCGTGACCGATGA
- a CDS encoding ABC transporter permease, which produces MTAPRPVRLGSPAPAPTIGARAAAGARRTARSVGAIRIPDAVLFFALTAAGGLPGYTSIGPIPTAHLVLAALCAYAMMKRPLRRLDGLAMLIPLFIAVLFYVGVVSLFAVPTAFAADWETRLLRMAAVTVMVFFLASGRLEARSAIIGTFTALVVNVPLFYAGLVQDAYGGVLTGLVGDKNVAGLTYSVVGLLMLWVTTRTSTRLLVVLFSASAVWLTGSRTAIAAYLAGLTWYLLAPHLPMIGKWILGVITAVVVDVLAEDYSQIGEFSDREGSDLLRARIDDASQLKVEEAGLLGKGLGEAYVVIEDGTWFFHNSYWSALVEGGWPWTLFVVGVTVLVLVRPFSGASPREQYVAQAAGVVLLVCATRLGEVFFTNVWGLALGVGLYLLARPRDAQAAPERTAADPDGSATVPREA; this is translated from the coding sequence ATGACGGCACCGCGTCCCGTACGCCTCGGAAGCCCCGCGCCCGCCCCCACGATCGGGGCGCGTGCCGCCGCCGGTGCCCGCCGCACGGCCCGATCGGTGGGCGCGATCCGGATCCCCGACGCGGTGCTGTTCTTCGCGCTCACCGCGGCCGGTGGTCTGCCCGGCTACACCTCGATCGGCCCGATCCCCACCGCGCACCTGGTGCTCGCGGCGCTCTGCGCGTACGCGATGATGAAGCGGCCCCTACGGAGGCTCGACGGGCTCGCGATGCTCATCCCGCTGTTCATCGCGGTGCTCTTCTACGTCGGCGTGGTCTCCCTCTTCGCCGTCCCCACCGCGTTCGCCGCGGACTGGGAGACCCGCCTGCTGCGCATGGCGGCGGTGACGGTGATGGTGTTCTTCCTGGCCAGCGGACGTCTCGAGGCGCGCTCGGCGATCATCGGCACCTTCACGGCGCTGGTGGTGAATGTTCCGCTGTTCTATGCCGGCTTGGTGCAGGATGCGTACGGGGGCGTGCTCACCGGGCTCGTCGGGGACAAGAACGTCGCGGGCCTCACCTACAGCGTGGTGGGGCTGCTGATGCTGTGGGTCACTACGCGCACCAGTACTCGACTCCTCGTGGTGCTCTTCAGCGCCTCCGCCGTGTGGCTCACCGGCTCGCGCACCGCGATCGCCGCCTACCTGGCGGGGCTCACCTGGTATCTCCTCGCCCCGCATCTGCCGATGATCGGGAAGTGGATCCTGGGTGTGATCACCGCCGTGGTGGTGGATGTGCTCGCCGAGGACTACTCGCAGATCGGGGAGTTCTCCGACCGGGAGGGCAGCGACCTGCTGCGCGCCCGGATCGATGACGCCTCACAGCTCAAGGTCGAGGAGGCAGGGCTGCTCGGGAAAGGCCTGGGGGAGGCCTACGTGGTGATCGAGGACGGCACCTGGTTCTTCCACAACTCCTACTGGAGCGCCCTGGTGGAAGGCGGCTGGCCGTGGACGCTGTTCGTGGTGGGGGTGACGGTGCTGGTGCTGGTGCGCCCGTTCAGCGGCGCCTCGCCCCGGGAGCAGTACGTCGCCCAGGCGGCAGGGGTCGTGCTGCTGGTGTGCGCCACCCGACTCGGGGAGGTGTTCTTCACGAACGTGTGGGGCCTCGCGCTCGGGGTGGGCCTGTACCTGCTCGCCCGCCCGCGGGACGCGCAGGCGGCGCCGGAGCGGACGGCAGCAGATCCGGACGGCTCGGCAACCGTTCCCAGGGAGGCGTGA
- a CDS encoding glycosyltransferase: MVPRIAIAHDYLTQRGGAERVVLSLARAFPEATIHTLFHAPEQTYPEFRDRDVRVSPLNRIGPFRRDPRLALPLLAGAASALRIDADVVIASSSGWAHAFPTRGRRIVYCHSPARWLYLPGDYLGDASPRDPKRLALAALGPALRRWDRRAALRADRYLANSSVVRERIRHVYGLDAPTLFPPFSPAVAEGPQEPIPALAGWAGEDGAAGGHHLVVSRLQPYKHVDRVLEAYRALPEHRLLVIGRGPERARLQSIAPPNVRLVEGLTDAQMRWAYESAQLLVAASHEDFGLTPVEAGAHGVPTLALRAGGYLDTVEEDISGLFFDRAEPDAVAEAVTRAAEHPWDAAAIRARAATFSEERFVDRIREEAHR, translated from the coding sequence ATGGTTCCGCGAATCGCGATCGCCCACGACTACCTCACCCAGCGCGGCGGCGCCGAACGGGTGGTGCTCTCCCTGGCCCGTGCCTTCCCCGAGGCGACGATCCACACCCTGTTCCACGCCCCGGAGCAGACGTATCCCGAGTTCCGCGACCGGGACGTGCGGGTGAGCCCCCTGAACCGCATCGGCCCGTTCCGCCGCGACCCGCGACTCGCGCTGCCGCTGCTGGCCGGCGCCGCCTCCGCGCTGCGCATCGACGCCGACGTGGTGATCGCCTCCTCCTCCGGCTGGGCGCACGCCTTCCCCACCCGGGGCCGGCGCATCGTGTACTGCCACTCCCCGGCGCGCTGGCTCTACCTGCCCGGCGACTACCTCGGCGACGCCTCTCCCCGGGACCCGAAGCGGCTCGCGCTCGCCGCCCTCGGCCCGGCCCTGCGCCGCTGGGACCGCCGCGCGGCCCTCCGCGCCGACCGCTATCTCGCCAACTCCAGCGTGGTCCGCGAGCGGATCCGGCACGTCTACGGCCTCGACGCCCCCACCCTCTTCCCGCCCTTCAGTCCTGCCGTCGCCGAGGGGCCGCAGGAGCCGATCCCCGCGCTCGCCGGCTGGGCGGGGGAGGACGGTGCCGCGGGCGGACACCACCTGGTGGTCTCCCGCCTGCAGCCCTACAAGCACGTGGACCGCGTGCTCGAGGCCTACCGCGCCCTGCCGGAGCACCGCCTGCTGGTGATCGGCAGAGGGCCGGAGAGGGCCCGGCTCCAGTCGATCGCCCCGCCGAACGTGCGCCTCGTCGAGGGGCTCACGGACGCGCAGATGCGCTGGGCCTACGAGAGCGCGCAGCTGCTCGTCGCCGCGAGCCACGAGGACTTCGGGCTCACCCCCGTGGAGGCGGGCGCCCACGGCGTCCCCACCCTCGCCCTGCGCGCCGGAGGCTACCTCGACACCGTCGAGGAGGACATCAGCGGGCTGTTCTTCGACCGGGCGGAGCCGGACGCGGTCGCAGAGGCCGTCACCCGCGCCGCAGAGCACCCCTGGGATGCGGCGGCGATCCGTGCCCGCGCCGCGACGTTCTCCGAGGAGCGCTTCGTGGACCGGATCCGTGAGGAGGCGCACCGATGA